A portion of the Simkania negevensis Z genome contains these proteins:
- a CDS encoding protein translocase subunit SecDF, translated as MEKRKRWQFILITVVIFLTIYNILPTVLFYSKPLNEPIGEKKAYEVAYQAASRVNQLEPEAISWLKSYNKLLKTKAKSIKIDEKNPELIHLEFDSEKDATTFKNHLPRAGSLIPFVPAQLALTEGSQEALATEVTLKRNIPIQFDINNLKADFKFVEKKDEKGEITPAYHELIDDRLLQLGLSIGGTTENAAYVETILHHMGNPRSEEFLQILSQNILTYSKIFGENSPIAKRYFATFTQGKVSNRSDTIATLTKAFESELDKIKLERISLQDKEKSLRDKGGFLETTEQQKLDYLRSKEDQFFAATQILRRQSGAFSQGAAPWSYPSLIKLIGSTYAGVSSEHPVQTIHVGDHNPLIKNLTIDWNSEKILLDLHGDIQALRKQLEREKGKSHARDQLDQLIYNEVARISRESGEQLSPYRNAFQIDLNTLTNSQSFLVMDIGSLAETQAKQMKNLISSQWHPTYPDLRSEVFPIWDFATYEKLPTHQKKLGLVIYAPAADQNAPQTGFRTNSVYVIAKGVQDIITKLQTNPNSPQAKAFMEDFEKLRILLHQSGFYGYPGTTYPLSASFAKDFIFEAEDFYQTILMATREDFNVHGTRRFATLEFTNVEQRIYALNRIETQMHEDLLKWRDEYQAAQVKSQLEAKYDVPAPTKNPLFSNLALSFRKYFRGDERKILHWGLDLSGGKTVQIELRDANNRVVTNEDDIKQGINELYNRVNKMGVSEVSIRQEGNHITLDFPSAQGLSAADLVKASSMFFHVVNEKFSTENRELRTSVNQFLQDVWNEAVVTNRKDIDSINMIAWKHLFGDTMDTESVQPVNESAKTLYDQGLRLGYPGDTKQSSGFNDSLCKIAIYRGDSFSEWHGQTHPLLIVMNNYALEGSNLIDVRAAYDPSQGNFLTFNVKSSQTLVDGQKTNPRNDLYNWTSAFSKEKISGTALGNISNGRGWRMAVILNGSVISAPAIESGLRDHVSITGSFTQREANRLEADLKAGSLSFAPHILSEKNVSPELGLKDRAMGIIATIVALVLVILMMVGYYRFAGVVASVAVLFNLLIMWATLQNIQATVTLAGIAGIILTVGMAVDANVLVFERIREEFAASNRIASAVHTGYRKAFSAILDSNVTTIIAALILLHFDSGPIKGFAITLIIGIVSSMFSALFMTRYFFAGWVKNPKNQALKMASLIKKTSVNFLKYGKWGFSFSLIIALVGAYLFVSQKNTMLGMDFTGGYALSLEVEPKADTNYRFDVEAALVKAGLSPRDFQVRELSPSNHLKILLSNSLDQSGKPFEYLPFETDQKDVAYAYENNPRLVWVVGALIKGGLEVTPVSLKQLDSSWTSISGQMSNAMRNNALIGLTLALVCILLYITFRFEFKYAISATLGLAIDVVITLALLTILHTIGVPVQIDLNTIAALMTIIGYSLNDTIIIFDRIREDLKVMRKHSFKDVINHALNVTLSRTIMTSGTTLVVLLALLFLGGSTIFGLSLVMVIGVVFGTLSSLYIAAPLLLFFHRMEQKKSEKLALNEK; from the coding sequence ATGGAAAAACGCAAGCGCTGGCAATTTATTTTGATCACGGTTGTCATTTTTTTGACAATCTATAACATTCTCCCAACAGTCCTCTTTTACTCTAAACCACTCAACGAGCCGATTGGAGAAAAAAAAGCTTACGAAGTCGCTTATCAAGCTGCTTCTCGTGTTAACCAACTTGAGCCTGAAGCGATCAGCTGGTTAAAATCTTACAACAAGCTCTTGAAAACGAAAGCCAAGTCAATCAAGATTGACGAGAAAAATCCCGAACTTATTCATCTAGAGTTTGATTCTGAAAAAGATGCGACCACCTTTAAAAATCATCTTCCGCGTGCTGGATCCTTGATTCCTTTTGTTCCTGCTCAACTGGCTTTAACAGAAGGAAGCCAAGAAGCATTAGCAACAGAAGTGACTCTGAAGCGCAATATCCCCATTCAATTTGATATTAATAACTTAAAAGCTGATTTCAAATTTGTTGAAAAGAAAGATGAAAAAGGAGAAATCACCCCAGCATACCACGAATTGATTGACGATCGCCTACTGCAATTAGGTTTATCAATTGGAGGAACAACCGAAAATGCTGCTTATGTGGAAACCATCTTGCACCACATGGGGAACCCTCGCTCTGAAGAGTTTCTTCAAATTTTATCGCAAAACATTCTCACCTATTCAAAAATTTTTGGTGAAAATTCCCCCATTGCAAAACGGTATTTTGCGACATTTACCCAAGGCAAAGTGTCTAACCGTTCTGATACAATTGCCACACTAACAAAAGCTTTTGAAAGCGAACTAGACAAGATTAAACTTGAGCGGATCAGTCTTCAAGACAAAGAAAAGAGCCTGCGTGATAAAGGAGGCTTTCTAGAAACAACTGAACAACAAAAACTCGACTACCTACGCTCAAAAGAAGACCAGTTTTTCGCAGCAACCCAGATTCTGCGCCGTCAAAGCGGGGCATTTAGTCAAGGAGCTGCCCCTTGGTCTTACCCATCTCTCATTAAGCTCATTGGATCAACCTATGCAGGCGTGAGCTCCGAACATCCAGTCCAAACGATCCATGTTGGAGACCATAACCCGCTCATTAAAAATCTTACAATTGATTGGAACAGTGAAAAAATTCTCCTCGATCTCCATGGAGACATTCAAGCACTTCGCAAGCAACTCGAGCGAGAAAAAGGAAAATCTCATGCCCGCGACCAACTCGACCAACTGATTTACAATGAAGTCGCACGCATTAGCCGTGAATCCGGAGAACAACTATCACCTTACCGCAATGCTTTCCAAATTGATCTCAACACCTTAACAAACAGCCAAAGCTTTCTTGTGATGGATATCGGCTCACTTGCTGAAACCCAAGCAAAGCAGATGAAAAACTTAATTTCGTCCCAATGGCACCCCACCTATCCCGACCTTCGAAGCGAAGTTTTCCCCATTTGGGATTTTGCAACATATGAAAAACTTCCGACACACCAAAAGAAATTAGGCCTCGTCATTTACGCTCCTGCAGCAGATCAAAATGCTCCACAGACTGGCTTCCGCACAAACTCTGTGTATGTCATTGCGAAAGGAGTGCAAGATATCATTACTAAACTGCAAACAAATCCGAATTCGCCTCAAGCAAAAGCTTTCATGGAAGATTTCGAAAAACTTCGCATCCTACTCCATCAAAGCGGCTTTTATGGATACCCAGGCACAACTTATCCTTTAAGTGCGTCATTTGCAAAAGATTTCATCTTCGAAGCTGAAGACTTCTATCAAACCATCTTGATGGCAACGAGAGAAGACTTCAACGTGCATGGAACAAGACGGTTCGCAACATTGGAATTCACCAATGTTGAACAACGCATTTATGCTTTGAATCGGATCGAAACCCAAATGCATGAAGATCTTCTAAAGTGGAGAGATGAGTACCAAGCAGCCCAAGTTAAATCCCAACTTGAAGCAAAATACGATGTTCCTGCTCCAACAAAGAATCCTCTTTTCAGCAATCTCGCGCTCAGCTTCCGCAAGTATTTCCGCGGAGATGAACGAAAAATTCTTCATTGGGGACTCGACCTATCAGGTGGAAAGACCGTTCAAATTGAACTCCGCGATGCAAATAACCGTGTCGTTACAAATGAAGATGACATCAAGCAAGGCATTAACGAACTTTACAACCGCGTCAATAAAATGGGTGTGTCCGAAGTTTCTATCCGTCAAGAAGGAAATCATATCACCCTTGACTTCCCAAGTGCGCAAGGACTCTCAGCTGCAGACTTAGTCAAAGCCTCTTCGATGTTCTTTCACGTTGTAAATGAAAAGTTCTCAACAGAAAATCGAGAGCTCCGTACATCTGTGAACCAATTCCTTCAAGACGTGTGGAACGAAGCAGTTGTGACAAATCGCAAAGATATTGACAGTATCAACATGATTGCCTGGAAACACCTTTTCGGCGACACCATGGATACCGAGTCAGTTCAACCTGTGAACGAGTCGGCAAAAACACTCTACGATCAAGGCTTACGCCTAGGATATCCTGGAGACACTAAACAATCGAGTGGGTTCAATGACTCTCTTTGTAAAATTGCTATCTATCGTGGAGACAGTTTCTCTGAATGGCATGGACAAACTCATCCCCTCTTGATTGTGATGAATAACTACGCTCTAGAAGGCTCTAACCTTATCGACGTCCGCGCTGCCTATGACCCCTCACAAGGAAACTTCCTAACATTTAATGTGAAGTCATCGCAAACTCTCGTAGATGGACAAAAGACTAACCCACGTAATGACTTATACAATTGGACATCAGCTTTTTCGAAAGAAAAAATTTCAGGGACAGCTCTTGGAAATATCTCAAACGGACGGGGATGGCGCATGGCGGTTATTCTCAATGGATCGGTGATCAGTGCACCTGCAATTGAGTCTGGACTTCGCGATCACGTTTCTATTACAGGAAGCTTTACACAGCGCGAAGCAAATCGCTTGGAAGCCGACTTAAAAGCTGGTTCCTTAAGCTTTGCACCCCACATTCTTTCGGAAAAGAACGTCAGTCCTGAACTTGGATTAAAAGACCGTGCGATGGGAATCATCGCAACGATTGTCGCTTTAGTCCTTGTGATCTTAATGATGGTTGGCTACTACAGATTTGCCGGGGTTGTGGCCTCAGTTGCTGTCTTGTTTAACCTCCTCATCATGTGGGCCACTCTTCAAAACATTCAAGCAACTGTCACCCTTGCCGGAATTGCTGGAATTATTTTGACAGTTGGTATGGCTGTTGATGCCAACGTCCTCGTATTCGAAAGAATCCGCGAAGAGTTTGCTGCATCTAACCGCATTGCATCAGCTGTTCACACAGGATATAGAAAAGCTTTTTCAGCCATCTTAGATTCGAACGTCACAACTATCATTGCAGCCCTCATTTTACTCCATTTTGATTCAGGACCCATCAAAGGTTTTGCGATCACCTTGATTATCGGAATTGTTTCGTCGATGTTTTCTGCACTTTTCATGACACGATACTTCTTTGCAGGATGGGTTAAAAATCCGAAAAATCAAGCTTTAAAAATGGCAAGTTTGATTAAGAAAACCTCTGTCAATTTTCTAAAGTATGGAAAGTGGGGCTTTAGTTTTTCATTGATTATTGCCCTCGTTGGAGCTTACTTATTTGTTTCACAGAAAAACACAATGCTTGGAATGGACTTCACTGGGGGATATGCCCTTTCTCTTGAAGTCGAGCCTAAAGCTGATACAAATTACCGCTTCGATGTAGAAGCTGCACTTGTAAAAGCAGGTCTTTCTCCAAGAGACTTCCAAGTACGCGAGCTCTCTCCTTCAAATCACCTTAAAATTTTGCTTAGCAATAGCCTTGATCAAAGTGGTAAGCCTTTCGAGTACCTTCCTTTTGAAACCGATCAAAAAGATGTTGCTTACGCATATGAGAATAACCCGCGTCTCGTGTGGGTTGTGGGAGCATTGATAAAAGGTGGGCTTGAAGTGACCCCTGTGTCTCTCAAGCAACTCGACAGCAGCTGGACTAGCATCAGCGGTCAAATGTCAAATGCAATGCGCAATAACGCCCTTATCGGTCTTACACTAGCCCTCGTTTGCATCCTTTTATACATCACATTCCGCTTTGAGTTTAAATATGCAATCAGTGCGACTCTAGGACTTGCTATTGATGTTGTGATCACTCTTGCTCTTCTTACAATCTTGCATACAATTGGCGTTCCCGTTCAAATCGATTTAAACACCATCGCCGCATTGATGACCATCATCGGATACTCTTTAAATGACACGATCATTATTTTTGACCGTATCCGAGAAGACCTTAAAGTGATGCGCAAGCATTCTTTCAAAGATGTCATCAATCATGCCCTCAATGTCACCTTAAGTCGTACAATCATGACTTCAGGAACCACATTGGTGGTCTTATTAGCCCTCCTTTTCTTAGGTGGAAGCACTATTTTTGGACTTTCACTTGTGATGGTCATTGGGGTCGTTTTTGGAACTCTTTCTTCCCTCTATATTGCGGCACCACTCCTACTTTTTTTTCACAGAATGGAACAGAAAAAAAGCGAAAAGTTAGCATTGAACGAAAAATAG
- the recJ gene encoding single-stranded-DNA-specific exonuclease RecJ gives MKEEEQPLWVYPDYSPEWCDSIVKEFNIHPVTAQVLVSRGFSTFEEIYNYLYAKLPNLIAPDQFQDMNIAVERIVQAVTKKETIIVYGDNDVDGITGTTLLVEFLRKIGGHTLYYVPNRTTSSPTMITDALQFALESKCKLFITVDCGITAADEIDEYFRNHIDVIISDHHEPTAKIPNCIATLNPKLINSTYPNRDLTGVGVAFKLAHALTNHLVSTGKISPNKIDLKRFLDLVALGTIADMGALIGENRILVRYGLRQFAQTKRIGLLKLMEICEVKASTITTADIASKIAPRLNSLGRIADPQKGVELLLMHDSETATTLAKELDDNNTERQRIERRDSDDIEHYLLDHPQALKNNAIVLHSDKWHPGIIPIIAARVSKQYNRPTLIIAVDQGIGKGSIRTIPEFPLLSSLRKHRNLLVNFGGHDYAAGLIILEENIVKFKNVFIEMANQALNQEDIIPKLHLDARVQFEDLTFDFLDSLQLLEPYGTANPPPILYSDVTQAWPPKIVGKTHLKLYLEQNERILEGIGFGLSEARSRLCKKNLKLQIAFTPHVNVFLNKSSIQLLIKDFKIKD, from the coding sequence TTGAAAGAAGAAGAACAACCTCTTTGGGTCTATCCTGATTACTCACCTGAATGGTGTGATTCGATCGTCAAAGAATTCAACATCCATCCAGTGACTGCTCAGGTTCTTGTTTCCAGAGGCTTTTCGACTTTCGAGGAAATTTATAACTATCTCTACGCCAAACTTCCCAATTTAATCGCTCCTGATCAGTTTCAAGACATGAATATTGCAGTCGAACGGATCGTTCAAGCGGTTACGAAAAAAGAAACAATCATCGTTTATGGTGATAATGATGTGGATGGAATTACAGGAACTACGCTTCTTGTCGAATTCCTGCGTAAGATCGGAGGCCACACTCTTTATTATGTTCCCAATCGAACGACTTCTAGCCCCACAATGATCACCGATGCGCTGCAGTTCGCTCTTGAAAGCAAATGCAAACTTTTCATCACAGTTGACTGTGGGATTACGGCTGCAGATGAAATCGACGAGTACTTTCGTAACCACATCGATGTCATCATTTCAGATCATCATGAACCAACAGCTAAAATTCCCAATTGCATCGCGACACTCAATCCCAAACTGATTAACAGTACTTATCCAAACAGAGATCTTACAGGTGTTGGAGTTGCATTCAAGCTTGCTCATGCTTTGACAAACCACCTAGTTTCTACAGGAAAAATCAGTCCCAATAAAATTGACTTAAAACGTTTTCTCGACTTAGTAGCTCTTGGTACTATTGCAGATATGGGGGCGCTCATTGGAGAAAATCGGATTCTTGTCCGCTATGGACTACGACAATTTGCCCAAACGAAACGCATCGGTCTTCTCAAATTGATGGAAATCTGTGAAGTCAAGGCCAGTACCATCACAACAGCAGACATCGCTTCAAAAATTGCTCCGCGCTTAAATAGTTTAGGGCGAATTGCCGATCCACAAAAAGGGGTCGAGCTCCTCTTGATGCACGACTCGGAAACCGCAACTACTTTGGCAAAAGAACTTGATGACAATAACACAGAAAGACAACGGATTGAACGGCGCGATTCTGATGACATTGAACACTATCTCCTCGACCATCCACAAGCGTTAAAAAATAATGCAATTGTTCTCCATTCAGACAAATGGCATCCAGGCATCATTCCTATTATTGCAGCTCGAGTCTCCAAGCAATACAATCGTCCTACCCTTATCATTGCAGTTGACCAAGGCATCGGAAAAGGGTCTATTCGAACAATCCCTGAATTCCCCCTTCTTTCCTCCTTACGAAAACACCGAAACTTGCTGGTCAATTTTGGAGGGCATGATTATGCAGCAGGGCTCATTATCCTAGAAGAAAACATTGTTAAATTTAAAAATGTCTTCATCGAAATGGCTAATCAAGCCCTGAACCAAGAAGACATTATCCCAAAATTACATCTCGATGCGCGGGTGCAGTTTGAAGACTTAACCTTCGATTTTCTCGATTCACTCCAATTATTGGAACCCTATGGAACAGCTAATCCTCCTCCCATACTCTATTCTGACGTTACTCAAGCTTGGCCTCCCAAAATTGTCGGGAAAACTCACCTCAAGCTCTATCTCGAGCAAAACGAGCGGATCTTAGAAGGAATCGGTTTTGGCCTCAGCGAAGCTCGTTCCAGACTCTGTAAAAAAAATCTCAAACTTCAAATTGCTTTCACCCCACATGTCAATGTCTTCCTCAACAAATCAAGCATCCAACTCCTCATCAAAGATTTTAAAATCAAAGATTGA
- a CDS encoding class I SAM-dependent RNA methyltransferase, whose translation MSMSSSTNQASNSSSKILKSKIEKLVFGGAGLSRDQGFIIFVPYTAPGDLVEVTITQEKKNYKFAKLHRLIQSGPQRTSPRCPYYSQCGGCQLQHLTPEGQLEAKRTFLEDAFGPVPPLVPSPEVWHYRSHIRLNLENGSFGFKNNGLIEIDSCSLFLPIEHDFFRILRQHLQNLSESGSFRVFKATPSHFVLAFSFPKRLPKARRHFVKTLMEALPLQGISMKSPSGEEHFGKTTISNIICGLPVSFSPYGFMQNNPFLTPRLYETLVDWARPEGKSILDLYSGVGITSLLLSRAGGSVIGVEESAAAIRCAQENQNQSGILGVQFKLGRVEEILKTARPVDLVIVNPPKTGLSKSVRDGLLRLQPTEILYISCMPTTLKRDLNDLIGYKREKILGFDLFPQTTHLETLVKITRNNFK comes from the coding sequence ATGTCAATGTCTTCCTCAACAAATCAAGCATCCAACTCCTCATCAAAGATTTTAAAATCAAAGATTGAAAAACTTGTTTTCGGCGGAGCAGGTCTTTCTAGGGATCAAGGCTTTATCATCTTTGTTCCCTATACAGCTCCGGGCGATCTCGTTGAAGTCACCATCACTCAAGAGAAAAAAAACTACAAGTTTGCCAAGCTTCATCGACTGATTCAAAGTGGCCCTCAGCGGACTTCTCCTCGTTGCCCTTACTACTCTCAATGTGGTGGCTGCCAATTGCAACATCTGACTCCCGAAGGACAACTCGAAGCAAAACGGACCTTTTTAGAAGATGCTTTTGGGCCTGTTCCACCACTCGTTCCTTCACCTGAAGTTTGGCACTACCGCTCTCATATCCGCCTCAATTTAGAGAATGGGTCTTTCGGCTTTAAAAACAATGGTCTTATCGAGATTGACTCTTGCTCTCTTTTCCTCCCGATTGAGCATGATTTTTTTCGCATCTTACGTCAACACCTCCAAAACCTAAGTGAAAGTGGGTCATTTCGGGTTTTCAAAGCAACCCCCTCTCATTTTGTATTGGCCTTTTCCTTTCCAAAAAGGCTGCCTAAAGCAAGACGACATTTTGTGAAAACTCTGATGGAAGCCCTTCCTCTTCAAGGTATTTCAATGAAAAGCCCGTCTGGAGAAGAACACTTTGGCAAGACAACAATTTCCAATATTATCTGCGGCCTTCCTGTGTCATTTTCTCCATACGGATTCATGCAAAACAACCCTTTTTTGACTCCCCGCCTATATGAAACACTTGTCGACTGGGCAAGGCCAGAAGGAAAATCTATCTTAGACCTCTATTCAGGAGTAGGGATCACATCTCTTCTCCTTTCTCGAGCGGGCGGCTCTGTAATCGGAGTAGAAGAAAGCGCTGCTGCGATTAGATGCGCTCAAGAAAATCAAAATCAAAGTGGAATTCTAGGAGTCCAATTTAAACTTGGACGAGTCGAAGAAATTTTAAAAACAGCAAGGCCTGTTGATTTGGTCATTGTGAATCCTCCTAAGACCGGACTTTCAAAGTCAGTAAGGGACGGCCTGTTGCGCCTGCAACCTACGGAAATCCTCTACATTTCCTGTATGCCTACGACTCTTAAACGGGATTTGAATGATTTGATCGGTTATAAACGAGAAAAAATATTAGGTTTTGACCTATTTCCTCAAACAACTCATTTGGAAACATTAGTCAAAATAACAAGAAATAATTTTAAATAA
- a CDS encoding helix-turn-helix domain-containing protein, whose amino-acid sequence MDMDNRQDSHAYAQETPKKVVSITEAARINGVTRQAIYVAIKQKKLRAQKDATRWTIKLDDLEEYRRNKYSRAKSTFDGELLFDNNKGYYSVNQVAKILGVPAQKIYYATRIGMLKASRKGAAWVIHSEDVKEYREKYLSKRSSSTEAM is encoded by the coding sequence ATGGATATGGACAATAGACAGGACTCTCATGCCTACGCGCAAGAGACTCCAAAAAAAGTTGTTTCTATTACAGAAGCAGCACGCATAAATGGCGTCACACGACAAGCAATCTATGTTGCGATTAAGCAAAAAAAGCTGAGAGCACAAAAAGATGCCACTCGTTGGACGATCAAATTAGATGATCTAGAAGAATACAGACGCAATAAGTATTCGCGAGCGAAGTCGACTTTTGACGGAGAGCTACTTTTTGATAACAATAAGGGCTACTACTCAGTCAATCAAGTTGCAAAGATTCTAGGCGTACCAGCGCAAAAGATCTACTACGCAACGCGAATTGGCATGCTGAAAGCCTCGAGAAAGGGCGCAGCGTGGGTCATTCACTCTGAAGATGTGAAAGAATATCGAGAAAAGTACCTGAGCAAGCGAAGCTCTAGTACAGAAGCGATGTAA
- the tsp gene encoding tail-specific protease Tsp, which translates to MKIKPLIFSILLLFFICFVEAKPPELTPHLTRKKSEEIFKAHVTYKKLSPELAQRILQNYLEELDATKTYLLESEVVKWNNPSEELLNQLVSNYRKEDFVIFDEIYETMVKAIERRNRLEAEIADQQLPQTSVNEFKDLKWASTEAELKERLLKLRALQLETAEKLDFETKDQFIQRVNKRRISREQEVLQDNLQDRHKQQLACFLKAFTSALDNHTVYFTPTEANQFMIQVQQRLFGIGAQLRDDLNGFTLVRLIEGGPATREGKLKVNDRVIAVNHEPVVGMDIVEAVELIRGPKGTAVTLTILREFGEETPKKTEKLDIEIIRDEIVLKETRFESETVPYGDGVIGHIRLFSFYQDPNYSSAADLKKAMEEMKEKYNLKGVVLDLRNNAGGILPQAVAVTGLFIKKGIVVSIKDSNGNIQHLRNFESDLTWDGPLLVLTNKGSASAAEIVAQTLQDYGRAVLVGDPSTWGKGSYQTFTLDSSNANKVNPQGEYKVTRGLYYTVSGKSPQLTGTKVDIEVPGGLTEAEIGEAQAKFPLENDEISPNFQDSLSDIHPFHRGKMMRYYKKDLQERMTIYEPYMATLKSNSQIRVQNNKNYQNFLKEIKKEEFDAESVEKYGQNDLQLEETMNIMKDLVLLSEQDKKIEAPKIESAPAA; encoded by the coding sequence ATGAAAATTAAGCCTTTAATATTTAGCATCTTACTATTATTTTTTATCTGCTTTGTTGAAGCAAAGCCGCCCGAATTGACCCCTCATCTGACTAGAAAAAAATCTGAAGAAATCTTCAAGGCCCACGTCACCTACAAAAAACTAAGTCCTGAGCTTGCGCAAAGGATTTTGCAGAATTATTTGGAAGAACTAGACGCCACAAAAACCTATCTGCTTGAATCTGAGGTGGTTAAATGGAATAACCCATCGGAAGAGCTTTTGAATCAGTTAGTTAGCAATTACCGCAAAGAAGATTTCGTTATATTCGATGAAATTTACGAAACCATGGTGAAAGCGATCGAGAGACGAAATCGCTTAGAGGCTGAAATTGCCGATCAGCAGCTCCCACAAACAAGCGTTAATGAGTTTAAAGATCTCAAGTGGGCCTCAACTGAAGCCGAACTCAAAGAGCGTCTACTGAAGCTCAGAGCGCTCCAGCTTGAGACCGCAGAAAAGCTGGACTTTGAGACAAAAGACCAATTTATTCAGCGGGTCAATAAGAGGCGCATTTCTAGAGAGCAGGAAGTGCTACAAGATAACCTCCAAGATCGTCATAAACAGCAACTCGCCTGTTTTCTCAAGGCCTTCACTTCTGCTCTCGATAATCACACAGTTTATTTCACTCCGACGGAAGCCAATCAGTTCATGATCCAGGTCCAACAACGCCTCTTTGGGATTGGTGCTCAACTACGCGACGACTTGAATGGATTCACCCTGGTTCGATTGATTGAAGGAGGCCCTGCTACAAGAGAAGGCAAACTCAAAGTAAACGACAGGGTGATCGCCGTTAACCACGAACCTGTGGTGGGGATGGATATCGTTGAAGCTGTTGAATTGATTCGTGGTCCTAAGGGAACCGCTGTCACTTTGACCATTTTACGCGAATTCGGGGAAGAAACCCCGAAAAAAACTGAAAAACTCGACATTGAAATCATTCGAGATGAAATCGTCCTTAAGGAGACCCGTTTTGAGTCTGAAACCGTGCCCTATGGAGACGGAGTGATCGGACACATTCGCCTCTTTTCGTTCTATCAAGATCCCAATTATTCTTCAGCAGCCGACTTAAAAAAGGCAATGGAGGAAATGAAAGAGAAATATAATTTAAAAGGAGTTGTCCTAGACCTCCGCAACAATGCAGGCGGAATCTTGCCCCAGGCTGTTGCTGTTACAGGTCTTTTCATTAAAAAGGGAATCGTCGTTTCAATCAAAGATAGCAATGGGAACATCCAGCACTTGCGTAATTTTGAATCCGACCTTACTTGGGATGGCCCTCTTCTTGTTCTCACCAATAAGGGAAGTGCTTCAGCAGCTGAAATCGTTGCACAAACGCTCCAAGATTATGGTAGAGCTGTGCTCGTAGGAGATCCATCTACTTGGGGAAAAGGAAGCTATCAAACTTTCACACTCGATTCGTCGAATGCAAATAAAGTGAATCCTCAAGGCGAGTACAAGGTAACTCGCGGCCTCTACTACACTGTCTCGGGGAAGAGTCCTCAACTGACTGGAACCAAAGTTGATATTGAAGTTCCTGGAGGCCTCACTGAAGCTGAAATTGGAGAGGCTCAAGCAAAATTCCCTCTAGAAAATGATGAGATTTCACCTAATTTCCAAGACAGTCTCTCAGACATCCACCCTTTCCATCGAGGAAAAATGATGCGCTACTATAAAAAAGATCTACAAGAGCGGATGACAATCTACGAACCCTACATGGCTACCCTAAAATCTAACTCTCAAATTCGGGTTCAAAATAACAAGAACTACCAAAACTTTCTCAAAGAGATTAAAAAAGAAGAATTTGATGCAGAGTCCGTTGAAAAGTACGGTCAAAATGATCTGCAACTTGAAGAAACAATGAACATCATGAAAGATCTCGTCTTACTCTCAGAACAAGATAAAAAGATAGAAGCCCCTAAAATTGAGAGTGCTCCAGCTGCTTAG
- a CDS encoding leucine-rich repeat domain-containing protein: MVLSLAESSSSTLPLTRLTSGDWVVKNAKVTDDELETLAGRSDLIIRAVDAPLSNISATVLQLFLRTHGSNLERFNLQNNKNIDSETFANLAQMMPQLKTLSFQYLHQVTDKDLLRVVESCKELEVLRISGNNQISKKAFHEILGLDRHFLELSLDLAGGSKSLQDVGHLEVKAQVEKLRLSGLSFVSSDMPYIPKIKELKNMELVLTSVDADAVASLSGGQFAITVQEMSSKKLASFEDCFRARDISFARDGKKITIYQEASGGS; encoded by the coding sequence ATGGTTCTCTCTCTAGCTGAAAGCTCAAGTAGCACTCTTCCCTTAACTCGCTTAACCTCTGGTGATTGGGTAGTAAAAAATGCAAAAGTCACCGATGATGAGCTTGAGACTCTTGCTGGTAGATCTGACTTGATCATTAGAGCAGTAGATGCTCCTTTATCAAACATTTCAGCTACTGTATTGCAGCTTTTCCTAAGAACTCATGGATCTAATCTAGAAAGGTTTAACCTTCAAAACAACAAAAATATTGATTCTGAGACCTTTGCAAACCTTGCTCAAATGATGCCCCAACTTAAAACCCTATCTTTTCAATACCTTCATCAAGTGACAGATAAAGATCTTTTACGAGTTGTCGAATCTTGCAAAGAGCTAGAAGTTTTAAGAATTAGCGGAAATAACCAAATTTCAAAAAAAGCATTTCATGAGATCCTAGGTCTTGATAGGCACTTTTTAGAACTCTCTCTTGATCTAGCTGGTGGGTCAAAAAGTCTTCAAGATGTAGGTCATTTGGAAGTAAAGGCTCAAGTCGAAAAACTGCGATTATCAGGACTGTCTTTTGTGAGCAGTGATATGCCCTATATTCCTAAAATCAAAGAATTAAAAAATATGGAGCTCGTCTTGACGAGCGTCGATGCTGATGCTGTTGCAAGTCTCTCAGGCGGGCAATTTGCTATTACGGTCCAAGAGATGTCATCTAAAAAATTAGCTTCTTTTGAAGACTGTTTTCGAGCTAGAGACATTTCATTTGCTAGAGATGGGAAAAAAATCACGATTTATCAAGAGGCTTCTGGGGGCTCTTAA